From uncultured Pseudodesulfovibrio sp.:
TCCACCCGGTTTCGGGCGGTGCGAGCCACGCTTCCATCGTTTTGCCGCAATGCGGACAATCTCTGTCAGGCAACTCGGTGACTACTCCGGCATATTCGTGAATGACCATGGTTATCTCCTTGCAGTACGACGGAATCTGCCGTCGATCATGTTCTGTCGGCAATAGATAAAACCTGTTTGGCCTACGTCAAGAGGGAAGACCCTAATTTTCCCTATCAAAGGGCAAAGTTCGAAGGAATTTGAAGAGAGCTCGAGAATCTTTCGGTGGTTTTTCTTTGGCTTTTTCCCTGCGTGCGCCCAGTGTAAGCTGGCGGAGTCTCTGTCCGCTTTCGGGATGGGTCTCAAAAAGTTCTTGCAAGAGGTCATCATCCCCATCAATCAATCGTTCTCTTATTATTTCAAGTCGATGGAATTCTGCTGTTTTAATGGAATGTCCATTTTTAGCAGCTTCGACAATCTCTTGTACATGACTGGTGTCAAAAGTGCGCATGAGTTTGCCCACGT
This genomic window contains:
- the yjgA gene encoding ribosome biogenesis factor YjgA yields the protein MGKKNKIYRPEEFDEVHDGPSRTQLKKNMKDLQQLGADLAALGDATIKEAHLPPEVEAALLLIKKIPKHEATRRHMQYVGKLMRTFDTSHVQEIVEAAKNGHSIKTAEFHRLEIIRERLIDGDDDLLQELFETHPESGQRLRQLTLGARREKAKEKPPKDSRALFKFLRTLPFDREN